From a single Lacerta agilis isolate rLacAgi1 chromosome 3, rLacAgi1.pri, whole genome shotgun sequence genomic region:
- the GAREM2 gene encoding GRB2-associated and regulator of MAPK protein 2, with product MERLAAALGRMAWSSGPPLPLDLIVAKCRLPALVRPGPGEYVEGVSDQDVLLIHSCRQWTTVTAHSLEEGHYVIGPKIDIPLQYPGKFKLLDQDRDVREPVQYFNSVEEVASTFPDRVFVMESITFSVKVVSGEFSEDSEVYNFTLHAGDELTLMGQAEILCAKAAKEKSRFNTLLRKLGKAGVAGGGGGAGSGGGAGGGAGGGSRPLKGKMPCLICMNHRTNESLSLPFQCKGRFSTRSPLELQMQEGEHTIRSIIEKVRLPVNVTVPTRPPRNPYDLHAIREGHCYKLVSIISKTVVLCCILRRDAVAPFHFLLLTDMPRFLLPEGALWGGGDARLEKLLRESSALCQECFDPNEYSKAVREAKADLAEECASPRRVRLCLQGYARDELAHSFQRLSLCLYSTSGGARQDPASGGRSQRTLLPSRQEHHEALFPEAPDTEREYTTPDWTEPAFRAPELPYEELWTNQNRGSYAEPSGKPAGLESANLGQRDLISFAGLASPLGSSPCHQGLLGEEPAGDAPPPVPPKSDAVREECRLLVAPPVPPRGGHAPAASSPPVPLRFPKLQGAASPSSSLSYYSPGLHDGSRPQSGSCSPSPDSYSLYCYPCTWGDCKAAESSGRPLASPPAQPQAQGSSWSDPWPYSDLSVATGRPTPLLGGGETSALKSYRSCPRLKPPQAPQKRFAPFGALNPFSNPASSEWLEPVEWQKTSSPETFDPFEGTASSSSSPEGEPRYSPVPPPRPAKQAFEPPEPVALRTPLGPLLPSVTRGAELGAAARLYLAPGVVEVPPARLSGDGSPWQPPADLSALSLEEVSRCLRFIGLSEDVVSFFARERIDGSIFVQLTEEILSEDFRLTKLQVKKIMQFIKGWRPKI from the exons GAGAGTACGTGGAGGGGGTCAGTGACCAGGACGTGCTCCTCATCCACTCCTGCCGCCAGTGGACCACAGTGACAGCCCATAGCCTGGAGGAAGGACACTACGTCATTGGCCCCAAGATTGACATCCCCCTCCAGTACCCAG GGAAATTCAAGCTGCTTGACCAGGACAGAGATGTCCGGGAGCCTGTGCAGTATTTCAACAGCGTGGAAGAGGTGGCCAGCACCTTCCCGGACAGGGTCTTTGTCATGGAGTCCATCACCTTCAGTGTCAAG GTGGTGTCGGGTGAGTTCAGCGAGGACAGCGAGGTGTACAACTTCACACTGCACGCCGGGGATGAGCTGACGCTCATGGGCCAGGCCGAGATCCTGTGTGCGAAAGCCGCCAAGGAGAAGTCGCGCTTCAACACATTGCTGCGGAAGCTGGGCAAGGCGGGCGTCGCTGGCGGTGGTGGTGGAGCCGGGTCCGGGGGTGGTGCCGGCGGTGGTGCCGGCGGGGGCAGCCGCCCGCTGAAGGGCAAGATGCCCTGCCTCATCTGCATGAACCACCGCACCAACGAGAGCCTCAGTTTGCCCTTCCAGTGCAAGGGGCGCTTCAGCACCCGCTCCCCACTGGAGCTGCAGATGCAGGAGGGCGAGCACACCATCCGCAGCATCATCGAGAAGGTGCGGCTGCCCGTCAACGTGACGGTGCCGACGCGGCCCCCCCGCAACCCCTACGACCTCCATGCCATCCGCGAGGGCCACTGCTACAAGCTGGTCAGCATCATCTCCAAGACGGTGGTCCTCTGCTGCATCCTGCGCAGGGACGCCGTGGCccccttccacttcctcctgCTGACGGACATGCCCCGCTTCCTCCTCCCCGAGGGGGCGCTGTGGGGCGGAGGGGACGCTCGCCTGGAGAAGCTCCTTCGCGAGAGCTCCGCCCTCTGCCAGGAGTGCTTTGACCCCAACGAATACTCCAAGGCAGTGCGCGAGGCCAAGGCGGACCTGGCGGAGGAGTGTGCCAGCCCCCGGCGCGTCCGCCTCTGCCTCCAGGGCTATGCCCGCGATGAACTGGCGCACTCCTTCCAGCGCCTCTCGCTCTGCCTCTACAGCACCTCCGGGGGCGCCCGCCAGGACCCCGCCTCCGGGGGGAGGAGCCAGAGGACACTCCTACCTTCCCGCCAGGAGCACCATGAGGCCCTCTTCCCCGAAGCCCCGGACACCGAGCGGGAATACACGACGCCCGACTGGACCGAGCCGGCCTTCCGGGCTCCGGAACTGCCCTACGAGGAGCTGTGGACCAACCAGAACCGTGGGAGCTACGCGGAGCCCAGCGGGAAGCCGGCCGGCCTGGAGAGCGCCAACCTGGGCCAGAGAGACCTCATCTCCTTTGCCGGCCTCGCCTCGCCCCTGGGGTCCTCGCCGTGCCACCAGGGCCTGCTGGGGGAGGAGCCTGCGGGAGATGCCCCGCCCCCGGTCCCGCCCAAGTCTGATGCG GTGAGAGAGGAGTGCCGCCTTCTCGTTGCGCCCCCAGTGCCACCCCGGGGTGGCCATGCACCAGCCGCTTCCAGCCCTCCGGTGCCTCTGCGTTTCCCGAAGCTCCAGGGAGCTGCTTCTCCCAGCTCCAGCCTCTCCTACTACTCGCCTGGACTGCATGATGG gtcGAGGCCGCAGAGTGGCAGCTGCTCCCCGTCTCCCGACTCCTACTCCCTGTACTGCTACCCCTGCACCTGGGGAGACTGCAAAGCGGCGGAGTCCTCTGGCCGCCCGCTGGCCAGCCCCCCGGCCCAGCCTCAAGCCCAGGGGTCCTCGTGGTCGGATCCGTGGCCCTACAGCGACCTGAGCGTGGCCACGGGGAGGCCCACCCCACTGCTGGGGGGCGGCGAAACCAGCGCCCTCAAGAGCTACCGCAGCTGCCCCCGCCTGAAGCCTCCCCAGGCGCCTCAGAAACGCTTTGCCCCCTTTGGGGCGCTCAACCCTTTCTCCAACCCGGCCTCCTCCGAGTGGCTGGAGCCCGTCGAGTGGCAGAAGACCTCTTCCCCCGAGACCTTTGACCCCTTTGAGGGcaccgcttcctcctcctcctccccggagGGCGAGCCCCGCTACAGCCCCGTGCCCCCGCCACGCCCTGCCAAGCAGGCCTTCGAGCCCCCTGAGCCCGTCGCCCTCCGGACGCCCCTGGGCCCCCTGCTGCCCTCCGTCACCCGTGGCGCGGAGTTGGGTGCCGCCGCCCGCCTCTACCTGGCCCCGGGGGTCGTCGAGGTGCCCCCCGCCCGGCTCAGCGGGGACGGCTCGCCCTGGCAGCCTCCGGCCGACCTGTCCGCCCTGTCTCTGGAAGAGGTCTCCCGCTGCCTGCGCTTCATCGGGCTCTCGGAGGACGTGGTGAGCTTCTTTGCGCGCGAGCGCATCGACGGCAGCATCTTCGTGCAGCTGACAGAGGAGATCCTGTCCGAAGACTTCCGCCTCACCAAGCTCCAGGTCAAGAAGATCATGCAGTTCATCAAGGGCTGGCGCCCCAAGATCTAG